One genomic window of Methanosarcina acetivorans C2A includes the following:
- a CDS encoding DUF3344 domain-containing protein — translation MDLRKAIILINLLLLITPVSASYAGDKPLQTVLYDKHQGALEFSLGDSRYSGELEHNNSYQVNFDIELPAGSSVRVAKAYVYWVWSKKGLEGIYPKFNASLVHSGTVLPLQGGQMYTDTKGFVSRYDFFSGANAFDLSEEISESGTYSISLVNSAEDGSTFCVQGIGLLLVYEGSELPVIEYWVNEGCDMLYAEYGIDPEMATTTAYFEGDINSENIATARLITVSPSGGYSSGTGARNRLYFNEKTGSIPVIGDIIQILFGGGKSWKNIYQTNETVQVALDERQVGTYLEPVENFVSIQDNGDYLLATNAILVLEYKEPENKEPENPGEGS, via the coding sequence ATGGATTTGAGGAAAGCTATTATTTTAATTAACCTCCTGCTACTCATTACCCCGGTTTCGGCGTCATATGCAGGCGATAAACCCCTGCAGACGGTCCTCTATGACAAACACCAGGGAGCTCTTGAATTTTCTCTCGGGGACAGCAGGTACAGCGGGGAGCTTGAACACAATAACAGTTATCAGGTGAACTTTGATATCGAACTCCCGGCCGGGAGTTCCGTAAGGGTTGCGAAGGCTTACGTTTACTGGGTCTGGAGCAAAAAAGGACTTGAGGGAATCTATCCGAAATTTAATGCTTCTCTTGTACATTCGGGCACGGTTCTGCCTCTCCAGGGAGGGCAGATGTATACGGATACAAAGGGTTTTGTCTCCAGGTACGACTTTTTTTCAGGCGCGAATGCCTTTGATTTGAGCGAGGAAATTTCCGAATCCGGTACTTACTCCATCTCGCTTGTAAATTCGGCAGAGGACGGAAGCACCTTTTGTGTGCAGGGAATCGGGCTTCTGCTCGTCTATGAAGGTTCAGAGTTACCTGTAATCGAGTACTGGGTCAATGAAGGCTGCGACATGCTGTATGCAGAATACGGGATAGACCCCGAAATGGCCACAACGACAGCTTATTTTGAGGGGGACATCAACTCCGAAAATATCGCAACTGCACGCTTGATAACAGTTTCTCCTTCAGGGGGATACAGTTCAGGTACAGGAGCCCGGAACAGGCTTTACTTTAACGAGAAAACCGGGAGTATTCCGGTTATTGGCGATATCATACAGATCCTGTTCGGTGGAGGAAAAAGCTGGAAGAATATATACCAGACAAACGAAACTGTCCAGGTTGCTCTGGACGAAAGGCAGGTAGGGACTTATCTGGAACCTGTAGAAAACTTTGTCAGTATCCAGGATAACGGAGATTACCTTCTGGCAACGAATGCAATACTGGTGCTTGAATATAAAGAACCTGAAAATAAAGAGCCTGAAAACCCAGGGGAGGGAAGCTGA